The following are from one region of the Actinopolyspora halophila DSM 43834 genome:
- a CDS encoding molybdopterin oxidoreductase family protein, producing MASHCPYCALQCGTTLTDNTGTVSVEPSNFPVNRGGLCRKGWTAPEVLHDRQRLREPLVRNAAGRLVPTDWDRALELVARQLRRTAAEHGPDAVGVFGGGGLTNEKAYLLGKFARVALGTSRIDYNGRFCMAAAATAGNAAFGVDRGLPFPVTDLAEAEVVLLAGANPAETMPPLMQHLRHADLVVIDPRRSATAEQAAVHLRPLPGTDLVLALGLLHVVVTEGWCAADYVARRTTGFERVWPLAGTWWPERVEQVTGVPAASQRTAVRMLAAARRRYVLTGRGAEQHEDGADVVSGFINLALSLGLPGTPGNGYGCLTGQGNGQGGREHGQKADQLPGYRSITDPRARADVAEVWGIAPEELPGPGIPATRLLESAAQPDGLRALLVFGSNPVLSAPDAASTRDSLSRLDLLVTADFLPSETVRTADVVLPTTQWAEEEGTMTSLEGRVLRRRKVTTPPGEARSDLEVLNGLATRLGQPPERFPEHAPTVFDELARASAGGTADYSGIDYDRLDAGEALHWPCPADAEGATHHPGTPRLFLDSFAHPDGRARFVPVDRKEPAPAPQEGFPLVATTGRVMEQYQTGVQTRRVSELAEAAPESFVRLHPETAQRAGVAEGQRTRVRSERGTAVVKARVDSSIRPDTVFLPIHYGEQGCANLLTSAVVDPRSGIPEFKVASVTLSPAEEVEE from the coding sequence GTGGCGAGCCACTGCCCGTACTGCGCGCTGCAGTGCGGGACGACGCTGACCGACAACACCGGGACCGTCTCGGTGGAGCCCTCGAACTTCCCGGTCAACCGCGGCGGGCTGTGCCGCAAGGGATGGACGGCCCCCGAGGTGCTGCACGACCGGCAACGCCTGCGGGAACCGCTGGTGCGGAACGCCGCGGGCCGTCTCGTGCCCACCGACTGGGACCGAGCCCTGGAGCTGGTGGCCCGGCAACTGCGTCGAACCGCTGCCGAGCACGGGCCGGATGCCGTGGGCGTGTTCGGCGGAGGCGGTCTGACCAACGAGAAGGCCTATCTGCTCGGAAAGTTCGCCCGGGTCGCCCTCGGCACCAGCCGGATCGACTACAACGGCAGGTTCTGCATGGCGGCAGCGGCCACAGCGGGCAACGCCGCGTTCGGGGTGGACCGCGGTCTGCCCTTCCCCGTCACCGACCTCGCCGAAGCCGAGGTGGTCCTGCTGGCCGGGGCGAACCCGGCCGAGACCATGCCACCGCTGATGCAGCACCTCCGGCACGCGGATCTCGTGGTCATCGACCCGCGGCGCAGCGCGACGGCCGAGCAGGCCGCGGTGCACCTGCGCCCCCTGCCCGGCACCGACCTGGTGCTGGCGCTCGGGTTGCTGCACGTGGTGGTGACCGAAGGCTGGTGCGCCGCGGACTACGTCGCCCGGCGCACCACCGGTTTCGAGCGGGTGTGGCCCCTGGCCGGGACGTGGTGGCCCGAGCGGGTCGAGCAGGTCACCGGCGTTCCCGCCGCGTCGCAGCGCACTGCGGTGCGGATGCTGGCCGCGGCTCGGCGCCGCTACGTGCTCACCGGGCGCGGCGCCGAGCAGCACGAGGACGGGGCCGACGTCGTGTCCGGCTTCATCAACCTCGCCCTGTCGCTCGGTCTGCCCGGCACCCCCGGAAACGGGTACGGCTGCCTGACCGGGCAGGGCAACGGGCAGGGCGGACGTGAGCACGGACAGAAGGCCGACCAGTTGCCCGGTTACCGGTCCATCACCGACCCGCGGGCGCGGGCCGATGTCGCCGAGGTGTGGGGCATCGCCCCGGAGGAGCTGCCCGGACCGGGGATTCCGGCCACCCGGCTGCTCGAGTCGGCGGCGCAGCCGGACGGTCTGCGGGCGCTGCTGGTCTTCGGTTCCAACCCGGTGCTGTCCGCCCCCGACGCGGCGAGCACCCGCGACTCCCTGTCCCGCTTGGACCTGCTGGTGACCGCCGACTTCCTGCCTTCGGAAACCGTGCGCACGGCCGACGTGGTGCTGCCGACCACCCAGTGGGCCGAGGAGGAGGGAACCATGACCAGTCTGGAAGGGCGCGTGCTCCGGCGCAGGAAGGTGACCACTCCCCCGGGCGAAGCCCGCTCCGACCTGGAGGTGCTGAACGGGCTCGCCACCCGGCTCGGACAGCCCCCGGAGCGGTTCCCCGAACACGCGCCGACCGTCTTCGACGAACTGGCCCGCGCCTCTGCCGGGGGCACCGCCGACTACTCGGGCATCGACTACGACCGGCTCGACGCGGGCGAGGCGCTGCACTGGCCCTGCCCGGCCGACGCGGAAGGCGCCACCCACCATCCGGGAACTCCGCGCCTGTTCCTGGACTCCTTCGCCCACCCGGACGGCAGGGCCCGCTTCGTTCCCGTCGACCGGAAGGAACCGGCCCCCGCTCCGCAGGAGGGGTTTCCGCTGGTGGCGACCACGGGAAGGGTCATGGAGCAGTACCAGACCGGGGTGCAGACCCGGAGGGTCTCCGAGCTGGCCGAGGCGGCCCCCGAGTCGTTCGTGCGGCTGCACCCGGAGACCGCGCAGCGAGCGGGCGTGGCCGAGGGCCAGCGCACCAGGGTGCGCTCGGAGCGCGGCACGGCCGTGGTCAAGGCCAGAGTGGACAGCTCGATCCGGCCGGACACCGTTTTCCTGCCGATCCACTACGGCGAGCAGGGATGCGCGAACCTGCTCACCAGCGCGGTGGTGGACCCGCGCAGCGGCATCCCCGAGTTCAAGGTCGCCTCGGTGACCCTCTCCCCCGCCGAGGAGGTCGAGGAATGA
- a CDS encoding HAD family hydrolase, whose product MPHNLIFDADDTLWENNIMFERAIELFLDHLASTGLPREHIRARLDEIEKNNSHRYGYGLAVFERSLAECLTACRGPLAETDRQLLRDACAPIRDHRVELIDGVGETVRALSQRHRLFLLTKGEHAEQTGKIEASGLAEFFTDIAVVPEKETAVYRDFVAHRALPAEHTWMIGNSPRSDIWPALEAGLGAVLVPHPMTWSLEHRDLPDRHPKFRTTTPFAQLTHHF is encoded by the coding sequence TTGCCGCACAACCTCATCTTCGATGCCGACGACACCTTGTGGGAAAACAACATCATGTTCGAGCGGGCCATCGAACTGTTCCTCGACCACCTCGCGAGCACCGGTCTGCCGCGCGAGCACATCCGGGCCCGGCTCGACGAGATCGAGAAAAACAACAGCCACCGGTACGGCTACGGCCTCGCCGTCTTCGAGCGCAGCCTGGCCGAGTGCCTGACCGCATGCCGCGGCCCGCTCGCAGAAACCGACCGTCAGCTCCTCCGGGACGCGTGCGCACCGATCCGGGACCACCGGGTGGAGCTGATCGACGGGGTAGGCGAAACGGTGCGCGCGCTGTCGCAGCGACACCGACTGTTCCTGCTCACCAAGGGAGAGCACGCCGAACAGACCGGAAAGATCGAAGCCTCCGGGCTGGCAGAGTTCTTCACCGACATCGCCGTCGTACCCGAGAAGGAGACCGCGGTGTACCGGGACTTCGTCGCCCACCGCGCGCTGCCCGCCGAACACACCTGGATGATCGGGAACTCGCCGCGCTCCGACATCTGGCCCGCACTCGAAGCCGGTCTCGGCGCAGTCCTGGTGCCCCACCCGATGACCTGGTCACTGGAACACCGCGACCTCCCCGACAGACATCCGAAATTCCGCACCACCACCCCGTTCGCCCAGCTGACACACCACTTCTGA
- the mobA gene encoding molybdenum cofactor guanylyltransferase, whose product MTSQTSGLAGIVLAGGHGTRLGGRDKPAITLAGRSLLDRTLDAVADADPLIVVGPSRPVSRKVRWTLEEPAGGGPVAALAAGLDSLTEPTELVVVLAADHPWLTGATLRRLVRRLRADGNAGGAVLVDGPGRPQWLLGVWATDVLRRAVPRDAAGRALGGVLAGAEPLHVSAVAAETSDVDTPEELSRALRDFEG is encoded by the coding sequence ATGACCTCGCAGACGAGCGGCTTGGCCGGGATCGTGCTGGCGGGCGGGCACGGAACCAGGCTCGGGGGCAGGGACAAACCCGCCATCACCCTGGCGGGGCGTTCGCTGCTGGACCGCACGCTCGACGCGGTCGCGGACGCGGACCCGTTGATCGTCGTCGGCCCGTCCAGACCGGTGTCCCGGAAGGTCCGTTGGACCCTCGAGGAACCCGCCGGGGGAGGGCCGGTCGCGGCGCTGGCCGCGGGGCTGGATTCCTTGACGGAGCCCACGGAGCTGGTCGTTGTGCTGGCGGCCGACCACCCGTGGTTGACCGGTGCCACCCTGCGGAGGCTGGTGCGCCGACTGCGCGCGGACGGGAACGCCGGGGGAGCGGTGCTCGTCGACGGCCCGGGCAGGCCGCAATGGCTGCTGGGGGTGTGGGCGACCGATGTGCTGCGGCGGGCCGTTCCCCGTGACGCCGCAGGGCGTGCGCTCGGCGGCGTGCTGGCGGGAGCGGAGCCGTTGCACGTGTCCGCCGTGGCCGCCGAGACCTCGGACGTCGACACCCCCGAGGAGCTGAGCCGAGCGCTGCGGGACTTCGAGGGGTGA
- a CDS encoding FAD-dependent oxidoreductase, whose translation MNRVVIIGHGPAGHRLAERLRARDGSARITVLGARENGPCNPALFTRAMSAGLPLEWMALPGHHEDVRVRLSRATSVDRANRIVRTADGAHLPYDRLVLATGGSAHVPELAGLRRADGALDERVWSPRSPHDCLGLHAALGPDTALTVLGGDLLGVESAHALATAGHRVTLVHRGPRLMPRELDPAAAEIVTARLRANGVTVRLGETPVELLPGKLSLRDTEPVRTDALLLCTGTRPNTELAVAAGLDVAADGIVVDESLRTSDPHVYALGDCSRDPAVRRGTLETTWSQAGALAWILAPDRENGYHHVEVTRARGSGLEVTCLGPPELLPDETPGIEHVTFNDRGRHRYARLALHGERLAAATLVGLEEAGAELTRLHETGAPVPANRLALLLGLERRADTGAPPVTDEVLCHCNNVAESTLTAAFHAGAEDVPALAAATRATTGCGSCTDSVRRLCEALSAAALPEDSHERAFPAEEEDAA comes from the coding sequence ATGAACCGAGTCGTGATCATCGGCCACGGACCGGCGGGACACCGGCTGGCCGAACGGCTGCGTGCGCGGGACGGTTCCGCCCGGATCACCGTGCTCGGCGCGCGGGAGAATGGCCCGTGCAACCCAGCGCTGTTCACCCGGGCGATGAGCGCGGGACTTCCCCTGGAGTGGATGGCCCTTCCCGGGCACCACGAAGACGTTCGCGTCCGGCTCTCCCGGGCCACGAGCGTCGACCGGGCGAACCGGATCGTGCGCACCGCGGACGGTGCCCATCTCCCCTACGACAGGTTGGTGCTGGCCACGGGCGGGAGCGCCCACGTCCCCGAACTCGCCGGTCTGCGCCGAGCGGACGGGGCCCTCGACGAGCGGGTGTGGTCCCCGCGCTCCCCGCACGACTGCCTCGGACTGCACGCCGCGCTCGGACCGGACACGGCCCTCACCGTGCTCGGCGGCGACTTGCTCGGCGTGGAAAGCGCGCACGCGCTGGCCACCGCGGGACATCGGGTGACCCTGGTGCACCGGGGGCCGCGCCTGATGCCCCGGGAGTTGGATCCCGCCGCCGCCGAGATCGTCACCGCACGACTGCGCGCCAACGGGGTGACGGTCCGGCTGGGTGAAACCCCCGTGGAACTGCTGCCCGGCAAGTTGTCGCTGCGGGACACCGAACCGGTCCGCACCGACGCGCTGCTGCTCTGCACCGGCACGCGGCCGAACACCGAGCTGGCCGTCGCCGCGGGGCTGGACGTCGCCGCGGACGGAATCGTGGTGGACGAATCACTGCGCACCAGCGATCCGCACGTGTACGCCCTCGGGGACTGCTCCCGGGACCCCGCGGTGCGGCGCGGAACGCTCGAGACCACCTGGAGCCAGGCCGGCGCGCTCGCCTGGATCCTCGCCCCCGACCGGGAGAACGGCTACCACCACGTCGAGGTCACTCGTGCGCGCGGAAGCGGACTCGAGGTGACCTGCCTCGGTCCTCCCGAGCTACTTCCGGACGAGACCCCGGGCATCGAGCACGTGACGTTCAACGATCGCGGGCGGCACCGCTACGCACGGCTGGCCCTGCACGGTGAGCGGCTCGCCGCGGCGACCCTGGTCGGGCTGGAGGAGGCCGGTGCCGAACTGACCCGGCTGCACGAAACCGGTGCCCCCGTCCCGGCGAACCGGCTCGCGCTGCTGCTCGGGCTCGAACGCCGGGCCGACACCGGGGCACCGCCGGTGACCGACGAGGTGCTGTGCCACTGCAACAACGTCGCCGAATCAACACTGACCGCGGCTTTTCACGCCGGTGCCGAGGACGTGCCCGCGCTGGCCGCGGCCACCCGAGCCACCACGGGCTGCGGAAGCTGCACCGACAGCGTGCGCCGTCTGTGCGAAGCACTGTCCGCGGCGGCGCTTCCCGAGGACTCCCACGAACGTGCATTCCCCGCCGAGGAGGAGGACGCGGCATGA
- a CDS encoding SIR2 family NAD-dependent protein deacylase, with translation MRRNGEVGAGGRRGCTDALRGGGDERRAIVVDVVEQGEDSAAQWRRARELVAAAHRITVLTGAGISTGAGIPDFRGPNGVWTRDPRAQRLSDIDSYVSDPEVRRLAWESRAEHPAWDAVPGPAHRAFVDLAGSGRLRAVLTQNIDELHQRAGLDPSYVLELHGSMFGTVCLSCSASGTMRAALERVAAGEQDPHCTECGGILKSATVSFGQALDPEVVRESQRAAMDCDLFLAVGSSLSVHPAAGFTDLAVRAGAGLVICNGEPTPYDGQADVVLRGSLDELLPELLSVPPDENRPPLRTWADPRTW, from the coding sequence GTGCGGAGAAACGGGGAGGTCGGGGCGGGTGGGCGGCGCGGTTGCACCGACGCCCTGCGCGGCGGGGGTGACGAGCGACGTGCGATTGTGGTGGACGTGGTCGAACAGGGCGAGGACAGCGCCGCGCAGTGGCGACGGGCCCGTGAACTGGTCGCCGCCGCGCACCGGATCACGGTGCTGACCGGTGCGGGAATCTCCACCGGGGCCGGGATCCCCGACTTCCGGGGGCCGAACGGGGTGTGGACCCGTGATCCGCGGGCACAACGGCTCAGCGACATCGACAGTTACGTGTCCGACCCGGAGGTGCGCCGCCTGGCCTGGGAGAGTCGAGCCGAGCACCCCGCCTGGGACGCCGTTCCCGGACCGGCCCACCGTGCTTTCGTCGACCTCGCGGGCTCGGGAAGGTTGCGCGCCGTGCTGACGCAGAACATCGACGAGCTGCACCAGCGAGCTGGGCTCGATCCCTCCTACGTGCTCGAACTGCACGGATCGATGTTCGGCACGGTGTGCCTGTCCTGTTCGGCGAGTGGCACCATGCGTGCGGCCCTGGAGCGGGTGGCAGCGGGGGAGCAGGACCCGCACTGTACGGAGTGCGGTGGCATCCTCAAGTCCGCCACCGTCTCCTTCGGTCAGGCGCTGGATCCCGAAGTGGTCCGGGAGAGCCAGCGGGCGGCGATGGACTGCGATCTGTTCCTGGCCGTGGGGAGTTCGCTGAGCGTGCACCCGGCTGCGGGCTTCACCGATCTCGCCGTCCGCGCCGGCGCGGGCCTGGTGATCTGCAACGGTGAGCCGACGCCCTACGACGGGCAGGCCGACGTCGTGCTCCGGGGGAGTCTCGACGAGCTGTTGCCCGAGCTGCTGTCCGTACCTCCCGACGAGAACCGGCCTCCGCTCCGCACCTGGGCGGACCCGCGCACCTGGTGA